AACCAAAAATGCACGAAAGAAATAAAGTAGTCAGTTTCATTATTTTTAGTGTCTGTTTAGTTGTAAAATGTTATGAAGGCAATATTAAGCATTAAATACCATATTTTTAACAAGTATGTGTCTTACTTTATTTTTTTTAATATATCTCCCGAAAACAAGAAAGGTAATAAATCCAAACCGGAGCGCAACACGCCATATTCGTTTTTTCCTACCAAAATAATGCGCAGTGGCTGTTGAGATTTATGCTCATACTCTGCGATTACTTGCCGGCAAGCTCCGCACGGAAACACAAAATCTTCTAAGTGGAGTTGTTCGTAATTTACGGTAACGGCGAGGCTCAACATCGGCACATCGGGATAGTTGGCAGAGGCATAAAACAGGGTTACACGCTCGGCACACAAGCCACTCGGATAAGCGGCGTTTTCTTGGTTATTGCCACTCACAATGGCACCATTGGCGAGCAATACGGCGCAGCCCACCTGAAATTTGGAGTAAGGCGCGTAGGCGTTTTTACAAGCGACCTGCGCTGCTTGAATGAGCTGTTGCTCTTGTATATTAAAATCTCCGATTTTGTCGAAAATTTGCAG
The window above is part of the Sphingobacteriales bacterium genome. Proteins encoded here:
- a CDS encoding cytidine deaminase, which gives rise to MKEINISLSLQIFDKIGDFNIQEQQLIQAAQVACKNAYAPYSKFQVGCAVLLANGAIVSGNNQENAAYPSGLCAERVTLFYASANYPDVPMLSLAVTVNYEQLHLEDFVFPCGACRQVIAEYEHKSQQPLRIILVGKNEYGVLRSGLDLLPFLFSGDILKKIK